The following nucleotide sequence is from Barnesiella viscericola DSM 18177.
TTTCAAAGGCGTTGATCAGTTCGAGCACCGATACGCCGCGGCCCGTGCCCAGGTTGAAGATTTCGATAGCCTCGGGCGATTTCTTTTCGAGCATGCGGTTCATGGCAATCACGTGAGCCTTGGCCAGGTCGACCACGTTGATGTAGTCGCGAATGCACGACCCGTCGGGCGTGTTGTAGTCATCGCCGAACACGCTCAGCTCCTTGCGGATACCGATAGCCGTCTGGGTGAGGTAGGGAATGAGGTTTTGGGGTACGCCGTTGGGCAGCTCGCCGATTTCGGCACTGGGGTGAGCTCCGATGGGGTTGAAGTAGCGGAGGATAATCGATTTGAAAGGTGCGTTGGCGTGGAGCGTATCTTTGATAATCTCCTCGCTGATCTGTTTTGTGTTGCCGTAGGGCGACAGAGCCGGTTTGATGGGAGCCGTTTCGTCGACCGGCAGCACGTCGGGCTGACCGTAGACCGTGCACGACGACGAGAAGACGATGCCCTCTACGCCAAACTCGGGCATGAGTGTGAGCAGGTTGATGAGCGACAGCAGGTTGTTGCGGTAGTAGAGCAACGGTTTCTGTACCGATTCGCCCACTGCCTTGCTGGCTGCGAAGTGGATAATACCCTTGATGCCCGGGTTATCCTGGAAG
It contains:
- the galE gene encoding UDP-glucose 4-epimerase GalE → MKGKILVTGGTGYIGSHSTVELQNAGYEVVIIDNLSNSNIEVLDGIERITGVRPTFVQADCTDIEALRKLFQDNPGIKGIIHFAASKAVGESVQKPLLYYRNNLLSLINLLTLMPEFGVEGIVFSSSCTVYGQPDVLPVDETAPIKPALSPYGNTKQISEEIIKDTLHANAPFKSIILRYFNPIGAHPSAEIGELPNGVPQNLIPYLTQTAIGIRKELSVFGDDYNTPDGSCIRDYINVVDLAKAHVIAMNRMLEKKSPEAIEIFNLGTGRGVSVLELINAFEKATGVKVPHKIVGRREGDIEQVWANPAKANKVLGWTAETGIEDTLASAWKWQLKLRERGIM